A window of Mucilaginibacter robiniae genomic DNA:
TAAAAATGGCTCTGGGCGAAACTTTTGAGCCATTTACGCAATATCAGGCCGGTAAAATGTTTATCCGCTATGCCTGGGATCATATTACCGATGTAAGTGAGTTTCAGCAACTATCGGCCTTTGGCGAATTATAGATTTTGATTAAGTTTTTTGCCATGCAAAAATTAAAATACGAGCGACCATTAATTAAAAAAATGAATGCCGGGCCGATGAGCAAGTTCGGTAATTCGGCCTGTATGCAGCCGGTAACGCAAATTGATGGTGTACCGGTTAAAAGTTTAATAGCACAATTTGGTTCGCCGGTGTTTGTATTGTCTGAAAAGCAGATACGGCGTACTTACCGCACGGCTGCACGGGCCTTTAAAACCCGTTATCCGAAAGTACAATTTGCCTGGAGTTACAAAACCAATTACTTGAATGCTGTTTGCCAGGTTTTTCATCAGGAAGGTAGCTGGGCCGAAGTAGTTTCTGGCTTTGAATATTATAAAGCTTTGGGCAATGGTGTACCAGGAAATCACATTATTTTTAACGGACCGAATAAAAAGCGCGAAGATGTGCTGCTGGCTATTGAAAATGATTCATTAATTCATATTGATCATTTTGATGAACTGTATAATCTGCTGGCTATCTGTAATACGATCAACAAAAAGCCACGTGTAGCCATTCGGGTGAATATGGATATTGGTGTTTATCCTGTTTGGGATCGTTTCGGCTTTAACTATGAAAATGGTCAAGCCTGGAACGCCATTACCAAAATTGTAGAATCAGGTAAAATGCAGTTAGAAGGTTTGCATTGTCATATTGGTACTTTTATGCTGTCAGCATCGGCCTATGGCATAGCTGCTGCCAAGCTGTGCGATTTAGCCCAGCGCTGTAAAACACAGTTGTACAATCCTATCCAGTATTTGGATTTAGGGGGCGGTTTTCCTTCTGCCAATACCTTGAAAGGTGCTTATTTACCCAGTGCAGATACTATCCCCTCGGTTGATGATTTTGCGGAGGTAATTACTACCACCATTTTGGGTTATGATTTTAAGCAGGATGAGCTACCCTTGCTGATTTTGGAAACCGGCCGCGCCCTGATTGATGATGCCGGTTACTTATTAGGAAGCGTAGTGGCTAACAAACGCCTGAATGATGGCCGGCAAGGCATTATTATGGATTTTGGTGTCAATAGTCTGTTCACTTCGTTCTGGTACGATCATAAAATCAGTCCGGCGCAAGAATGCAGTCAGCACACCGAAAACATGGTGGTGTATGGTCCTTTGTGCATGAATATCGATGTAATTCGCGAAAGCATTAATTTACCGCTGCTCAACCCCGGAGATCATGTCGTGGTACATAAAGTTGGGGCTTATAACCTGACACAGTGGATGCAGTTTATTACCATGCGACCTGCTGTAGTATTGATTGATGAACAAGGACAACCGCACCAGATACGTCAGCCCGAAACCCTGGAGTATCTGGAAATGATGGAGCAAGTACCAGCACATTTACAACAAAAGGTACAAGTTTAATAAATCAAGTCGCGAAAAGGATGTCTATCCATAATTACTGTTAAATAACAATTGAAGAAACGCATTCTATACTTTATTCAGGCTTTGCTTAACAGCTATGCTATCCTGTTTTTTTCACAAAACAGTGTATTGGGTGCGTTATTGGTAGTGGTATCTTTCTTCAACCCGGTTGCAGGCTTAGCAGGGCTGGTGTGTGTATGTGGTACCCTGCTTATCGTTAACCAGTTAAGCTATCAGCGCGAAAACATACAAGCCGGATTGTACAGTTTTAATACGTTACTGATAGGTATAGGTATAGGCTCTTTTTACCATGTCAATGCCGCTTTTTGCGTTTGGTTAGCAGTAGCATGTATATTTACTTTGATATTAACTGTAGTGCTAACCAGTTGGCTGGGTAAGTACGGTTTACCGGTTTTAACAGTGCCGTTTGTTTTAGGCTTCTGGATGATTCTGCTGGCAGCTAGCAGCTATGCCGAAATTGGCTTGCTGCCTAAACAAAGCTATTTACTTAATGAATTATCGGCCGGGCAGGTAATTGAGCCACATATATTGTTTGCCAGCTTTAACAATGTACAGTTGCCTTATTACATCAAACTGTTTTTCAGGGCAATTAGCGCACTGTTCTTTCAGGATAGCGTAGTAGCCGGTTTGGTGATGAGTGTGGGTTTGTTTGTACACTCCCGTATTAGTTTCAGCCTGCTGGTGCTGGGCTTTGCGGTGGCTTGCGCGTTTAATGCCTGGCTGGGTATTTATCCAGAGGGTATAGGTCATTACCACCTTGGGGTTAACTTCATGATGGTAGCTTTGGCCATTGGCGGCTTTTTTCTGATCCCCTCTTTATACTCCTACTTGTGGGCCATCATAAGTGTTCCGGTTGCGTTTTTGCTGGTGGGTGCTTTTACCAAAATGCTAAGTGTTTATAGTTTACCGGCCTTATCACTGCCGTTCTGCGTGCTTACTATTTTGCTACTTTACTTTTTCATACTTCGTACTGGTGCGGGTAAATTGCAGCTAACGCCTTTGCAACATTACTCGCCCGAAACCAATTTGTATCTGTACCTAAACAATAAAGATCGGTTACGAAATTTACAATACTTAAAGCTGA
This region includes:
- a CDS encoding type III PLP-dependent enzyme domain-containing protein, translated to MQKLKYERPLIKKMNAGPMSKFGNSACMQPVTQIDGVPVKSLIAQFGSPVFVLSEKQIRRTYRTAARAFKTRYPKVQFAWSYKTNYLNAVCQVFHQEGSWAEVVSGFEYYKALGNGVPGNHIIFNGPNKKREDVLLAIENDSLIHIDHFDELYNLLAICNTINKKPRVAIRVNMDIGVYPVWDRFGFNYENGQAWNAITKIVESGKMQLEGLHCHIGTFMLSASAYGIAAAKLCDLAQRCKTQLYNPIQYLDLGGGFPSANTLKGAYLPSADTIPSVDDFAEVITTTILGYDFKQDELPLLILETGRALIDDAGYLLGSVVANKRLNDGRQGIIMDFGVNSLFTSFWYDHKISPAQECSQHTENMVVYGPLCMNIDVIRESINLPLLNPGDHVVVHKVGAYNLTQWMQFITMRPAVVLIDEQGQPHQIRQPETLEYLEMMEQVPAHLQQKVQV